Proteins from a genomic interval of Caulobacter sp. NIBR1757:
- a CDS encoding P-II family nitrogen regulator — MKKIEAVIKPFKLDEVKEALQELGVQGMTVLEAKGYGRQKGHTELYRGAEYVVDFLPKIKVEVVVDDGQLAGALEAIQNAARTGRIGDGKIFVSDITDVIRIRTGESGAQAI, encoded by the coding sequence ATGAAAAAGATCGAAGCCGTCATCAAGCCGTTCAAGCTGGACGAGGTGAAGGAAGCCCTGCAGGAACTGGGCGTCCAGGGCATGACCGTGCTCGAAGCCAAGGGCTACGGCCGCCAGAAGGGCCATACCGAGCTCTATCGCGGCGCCGAGTACGTCGTCGACTTCCTGCCCAAGATCAAGGTCGAGGTGGTGGTCGATGACGGCCAGCTGGCCGGCGCCCTCGAGGCCATCCAGAACGCCGCCCGCACGGGCCGCATCGGCGACGGCAAGATCTTCGTCTCCGACATCACCGATGTCATCCGCATCCGCACCGGCGAAAGCGGCGCGCAGGCCATCTAG
- the glnA gene encoding type I glutamate--ammonia ligase has protein sequence MTTAKDILAMIKEKDVKYVDVRFTDVKGKLQHVTFDIDLIDMDFLEDGTMFDGSSIAGWKAINESDMKLRPDLDTAIIDPFYQQTTLCLMCDVVNPDTGTPYNRDPRSIAKAALAHTQSLGIGDTVYFGPEAEFFMFDDVKWSVAPNDTSYSYDSTELPGNSSKSYPEGNMGHRPGPKGGYFPVNPVDSGQDIRGEMLAVMGELGMKPEKHHHEVAPAQHELGLKFDTMVTMADRLQLYKYVIHNVAAAYGKTVTFMAKPMFGDNGSGMHVHQSIWKDGKPMFAGDLYAGLSQECLWYIGGIIKHAKAINAFSNSTTNSYKRLVPGYEAPVKLAYSARNRSASIRIPHVDSPKGKRLEARFPDPMGNPYLTFVALLMAGLDGIENKIDPGPAMDKNLYDLPPREQKKVPEVCGSLKEALENLDKDRAFLKKGGVMDDDFIDAYIELKMEEVMRLALHPHPVEFEMYYKC, from the coding sequence ATGACGACCGCTAAAGACATTCTGGCGATGATCAAGGAAAAGGACGTCAAGTACGTCGACGTCCGCTTCACCGACGTGAAGGGCAAGCTGCAGCACGTCACCTTCGACATTGACCTCATCGACATGGACTTCCTGGAAGACGGCACGATGTTCGACGGCTCGTCGATCGCCGGCTGGAAGGCCATCAACGAAAGCGACATGAAGCTGCGTCCGGACCTGGACACGGCCATCATCGACCCCTTCTACCAGCAGACCACCCTCTGCCTGATGTGCGATGTCGTGAACCCCGACACCGGCACCCCCTACAACCGCGACCCGCGCTCGATCGCCAAGGCCGCCCTGGCCCACACCCAGTCGCTGGGCATCGGCGACACCGTCTACTTCGGCCCGGAAGCCGAGTTCTTCATGTTCGACGACGTGAAGTGGTCGGTGGCCCCCAACGACACCTCCTACAGCTATGACTCCACCGAGCTGCCCGGCAACTCCTCGAAGTCCTACCCCGAAGGCAACATGGGCCACCGCCCGGGCCCCAAGGGCGGTTACTTCCCGGTCAACCCGGTCGACAGCGGCCAGGACATCCGCGGCGAGATGCTGGCCGTCATGGGCGAGCTGGGCATGAAGCCGGAAAAGCACCACCATGAGGTGGCCCCGGCGCAGCACGAGCTGGGCCTGAAGTTCGACACCATGGTCACCATGGCCGACCGGCTGCAGCTGTATAAGTACGTCATCCACAATGTGGCGGCGGCCTACGGCAAGACGGTCACCTTCATGGCCAAGCCGATGTTCGGCGACAACGGCAGCGGCATGCACGTTCACCAGTCGATCTGGAAGGACGGCAAGCCGATGTTCGCCGGCGACCTGTACGCCGGCCTGAGCCAGGAATGCCTGTGGTACATCGGCGGCATCATCAAGCACGCCAAGGCCATCAACGCCTTCTCCAACTCGACCACCAACAGCTACAAGCGCCTGGTGCCCGGTTACGAAGCCCCGGTGAAGCTGGCCTACTCGGCCCGCAACCGCTCGGCCTCGATCCGCATCCCGCACGTCGACAGCCCCAAGGGCAAGCGTCTGGAAGCCCGCTTCCCCGACCCGATGGGCAACCCCTACCTGACCTTCGTGGCCCTGCTGATGGCCGGCCTGGACGGGATCGAGAACAAGATCGATCCGGGCCCGGCCATGGACAAGAACCTCTACGACCTGCCGCCCCGCGAGCAGAAGAAGGTTCCGGAAGTCTGCGGCAGCCTCAAGGAAGCCCTCGAGAACCTCGACAAGGACCGCGCCTTCCTCAAGAAGGGCGGCGTCATGGATGACGACTTCATCGACGCCTACATCGAGCTGAAGATGGAAGAGGTCATGCGCCTGGCGCTGCACCCGCACCCGGTCGAATTCGAGATGTACTACAAGTGCTAG
- a CDS encoding YdeI/OmpD-associated family protein — MAAIVVDPAHVHEFKDAEAFYAWLGENHGTAPEAWIKIHKVGSGLPSITAKEAVDVVLCWGWIDAVRKGFDEQSFLQRYTPRGRKSIWSKLNIDNVARLIDEGRMTPHGLREVEAAKADGRWDRAYGSGKGLPIPDDLQAAIDASPEARAMLPKLTAQNRFALAFRVHNLKTEAGRKKKIAAFVEMLERGETIYPQKG; from the coding sequence ATGGCCGCCATCGTCGTCGATCCCGCCCATGTGCATGAGTTCAAGGACGCCGAGGCCTTCTACGCCTGGCTGGGCGAGAACCACGGCACGGCGCCGGAGGCCTGGATCAAGATCCACAAGGTCGGCTCGGGCCTGCCGTCGATCACCGCCAAAGAGGCCGTGGATGTTGTCCTCTGCTGGGGCTGGATCGACGCGGTGCGCAAGGGCTTCGACGAGCAGAGCTTCCTGCAGCGCTATACGCCGCGCGGCAGGAAAAGCATCTGGAGCAAGCTCAATATCGACAACGTCGCCCGCCTGATCGACGAGGGCCGGATGACGCCGCACGGCCTGCGCGAAGTCGAGGCGGCCAAGGCTGACGGCCGCTGGGACAGGGCCTATGGGTCAGGCAAGGGGCTGCCGATCCCGGACGACCTGCAGGCCGCCATCGACGCCAGTCCGGAGGCCCGGGCGATGCTGCCGAAGTTGACGGCGCAGAACAGGTTCGCGCTGGCGTTCCGGGTCCACAACCTCAAGACCGAGGCCGGGCGGAAGAAGAAGATCGCCGCCTTCGTCGAGATGCTGGAGCGCGGCGAGACGATCTATCCGCAGAAGGGGTAA
- a CDS encoding tellurite resistance TerB family protein, which produces MDLLAKLRGRGDDLNDVPTAVMTPIVAAMLADGRVDENEVLHVEAICATSPVFERNSGLQNERLILHVTRMIEDKGAEAMCRKAAQVLSPPLRETAFMYAVRVVFSDGYIGETEQGIIENLTGWLSISEERATAMIDVATIMQNGVDA; this is translated from the coding sequence ATGGACTTGCTTGCGAAGCTGAGAGGGCGCGGCGACGACCTCAACGACGTACCCACCGCCGTCATGACTCCAATCGTCGCCGCCATGTTGGCCGACGGTCGGGTAGACGAGAACGAAGTCTTGCATGTCGAAGCCATCTGCGCGACGAGTCCCGTCTTCGAGCGGAACTCCGGCCTGCAGAACGAACGCCTCATCCTGCATGTTACACGGATGATCGAGGACAAGGGCGCGGAGGCCATGTGCCGCAAAGCGGCCCAAGTCCTGTCGCCGCCGCTACGCGAAACGGCCTTCATGTATGCGGTCCGTGTTGTGTTCAGCGACGGCTACATCGGCGAAACCGAACAGGGCATCATCGAAAACCTCACGGGCTGGCTTTCAATCAGCGAAGAGCGTGCCACGGCGATGATCGATGTTGCCACGATCATGCAGAACGGCGTCGACGCTTAG
- a CDS encoding Kazal-type serine protease inhibitor family protein, with product MIRPIRSLLAVACLGLALTACQTDGATPPPTGPRTPVAEGGMCGGIAGFQCQDGLFCSMTPEMQKIADGSGTCKARPQMCTREYRPVCGTDGKTYGNACTAASAGVSVSKQGEC from the coding sequence ATGATCCGCCCCATCCGCAGTCTGCTGGCCGTCGCTTGTCTCGGCCTGGCCCTGACCGCCTGCCAGACCGACGGCGCCACCCCGCCGCCCACCGGCCCGCGCACGCCGGTCGCCGAAGGCGGCATGTGCGGCGGCATCGCCGGCTTCCAGTGCCAGGACGGGCTCTTCTGTTCGATGACCCCGGAGATGCAGAAGATCGCCGACGGTTCGGGGACCTGCAAGGCGCGGCCGCAGATGTGCACGCGGGAGTACCGGCCGGTCTGCGGGACGGATGGCAAAACCTACGGCAACGCCTGCACGGCGGCGTCGGCGGGGGTGAGCGTCAGCAAGCAGGGTGAGTGCTGA
- a CDS encoding amidohydrolase, giving the protein MTFAWKTAASAVALSALLAACATTGGAAPAKPPEKADNKPLPAGAGGKDDPVPFASTYRPLPGRPTAIVGATVLTADGRQIDNGVVIFGDGRLIAVGGPETAIPAGYDVIDGKGKYVTPGIIDAHSHLGVYPSPGVSARSDGNEATDPNTAQVWSEHSIWPQDPGFNRARAGGVTTLQILPGSANLFGGRSVTVRNVPSVTMQGMKFPNAPYGLKMACGENPKRVYGGKSRSPSTAMGNVFGYRKAWIDAAEYRRKWDDYTAKKDKGEKADAPKRDLQMETLAGVLRGDILVQNHCYRADEMAVMIDVAKEFGYKITMFHHANEAYKIGPLLKENDICFATWASWAAFKMESLDGIEANAAIAYKAGACTVIHSDDETITQHLNQEAGIAMASGNRIGFGITDKEAIAWITANPAKAMGIADQTGSLTVGKRADVVLWSGNPFSVYSQADKVFIDGALTYDRRDPRFQPKSDFELGQPGEGAFHP; this is encoded by the coding sequence ATGACATTTGCCTGGAAGACGGCGGCCTCCGCCGTCGCGCTGTCGGCCCTGCTCGCCGCCTGCGCCACCACCGGTGGGGCCGCCCCCGCCAAGCCGCCTGAGAAGGCCGACAACAAGCCCCTGCCCGCCGGGGCCGGCGGCAAGGACGACCCCGTCCCCTTCGCCTCCACCTACCGCCCCCTGCCCGGCCGGCCGACGGCCATCGTCGGGGCGACGGTGCTGACCGCCGACGGACGGCAGATCGACAATGGCGTGGTGATCTTCGGCGACGGCAGGCTGATCGCCGTCGGCGGCCCTGAAACGGCGATCCCGGCCGGCTATGACGTCATCGACGGCAAGGGCAAGTACGTCACTCCCGGCATCATCGACGCCCACAGCCACCTGGGCGTCTATCCCTCGCCCGGCGTCTCGGCGCGGAGCGACGGCAACGAGGCCACCGATCCCAACACCGCCCAGGTCTGGTCCGAGCATTCGATCTGGCCGCAGGACCCCGGCTTCAACCGGGCCCGGGCCGGCGGGGTGACCACCCTGCAGATCCTCCCCGGCAGCGCCAACCTGTTCGGCGGCCGCTCGGTGACCGTGCGCAACGTGCCGTCGGTCACCATGCAGGGGATGAAGTTTCCGAACGCCCCCTACGGCCTGAAGATGGCTTGCGGCGAGAACCCCAAGCGCGTCTATGGCGGCAAGAGCCGGTCGCCCTCGACCGCGATGGGCAATGTCTTCGGCTACCGCAAGGCCTGGATCGACGCGGCCGAGTACCGTCGCAAGTGGGATGACTACACCGCCAAGAAGGACAAGGGCGAGAAGGCCGACGCGCCCAAGCGCGACCTGCAGATGGAGACCCTGGCCGGCGTCCTGCGCGGCGACATCCTGGTCCAGAACCACTGCTACCGGGCCGACGAGATGGCCGTGATGATCGATGTCGCAAAGGAGTTCGGCTACAAGATCACCATGTTCCACCACGCCAACGAGGCCTACAAGATCGGCCCGTTGCTGAAGGAAAACGACATCTGCTTCGCCACCTGGGCCAGCTGGGCGGCGTTCAAGATGGAGAGCCTGGACGGCATCGAGGCCAACGCGGCCATCGCCTACAAGGCCGGCGCCTGCACCGTCATCCACTCCGACGACGAGACCATCACCCAGCACCTGAACCAGGAAGCCGGCATCGCCATGGCCTCGGGCAACCGCATCGGTTTTGGCATCACCGACAAGGAAGCGATCGCCTGGATCACCGCCAACCCGGCGAAAGCCATGGGCATCGCCGACCAGACCGGCAGCCTGACGGTCGGCAAGCGCGCCGATGTCGTGCTGTGGAGCGGCAACCCGTTCAGCGTCTACAGCCAGGCCGACAAGGTCTTCATCGACGGCGCCCTGACCTACGACCGGCGCGATCCGCGCTTCCAGCCCAAATCCGACTTCGAACTCGGCCAGCCCGGTGAAGGGGCCTTCCACCCATGA
- a CDS encoding amidohydrolase family protein has translation MRTLLLASAALLIAGPAAAQTFAITNARIETVGPAGTIPNGTIVIRDGKIAAVGAGVQAPAGATVIDAKGGVVTPGFIAVSSNLTVSEVSAVQETRDDRSGKLSAGFDIQYGVNPNSTMIPWARQAGLTRAVATPVLSRGGGGHHHDDSGAEETAGGGGGAGDGDPHLFAGQAAVVSLASGQTDLLVRAKAAVVLDMGEAGAQAAGSRGAAMVLVRSAFEDARAYARNKAAYDRGETREFGLSRIDLEALVPVVQGRTPLLVRVSRAADILQILKMAKEEGVSVILEGVEEGWLVAPQIAAARVGVIVDAQRDLPSSFETLASRLDNAARLQAAGVTVALIGSRDQNNLRQARFNAGMAVSYGLTYQQGLASLTLNPAKIWKMDAQVGSLEVGKTADVVVWTGDPLELSTWPTDVFIAGQRQPADVRAFELRDRYAAQPGAYPQAYTKP, from the coding sequence ATGAGAACCCTCCTCCTCGCGTCTGCCGCGCTGCTGATCGCCGGCCCCGCCGCCGCCCAGACTTTCGCCATCACCAACGCCCGCATCGAGACGGTCGGTCCGGCCGGCACGATTCCCAACGGCACGATCGTCATCAGGGACGGCAAGATCGCCGCCGTCGGGGCCGGGGTGCAGGCCCCGGCCGGGGCCACGGTGATCGACGCCAAAGGCGGCGTCGTCACTCCGGGATTCATCGCCGTCTCCTCCAACCTGACGGTGTCGGAAGTCTCGGCCGTGCAGGAAACCCGGGACGACCGCTCGGGCAAGCTCTCTGCCGGCTTCGACATCCAGTACGGGGTCAATCCCAACTCGACGATGATCCCCTGGGCCCGCCAGGCCGGCCTGACCCGGGCCGTGGCCACCCCCGTGCTGTCGCGCGGCGGCGGCGGCCATCATCACGACGACAGCGGCGCCGAGGAAACCGCCGGCGGCGGCGGCGGGGCCGGCGACGGCGACCCGCATCTGTTCGCCGGCCAGGCGGCCGTGGTCTCCCTCGCCTCGGGCCAGACGGACCTGCTGGTCCGCGCCAAGGCGGCCGTGGTGCTCGACATGGGCGAAGCGGGGGCCCAGGCCGCCGGCTCGCGCGGCGCGGCCATGGTTCTGGTCCGTTCGGCTTTCGAGGACGCCCGCGCCTACGCCCGCAACAAGGCCGCCTACGACCGCGGCGAGACCCGCGAGTTCGGCCTCTCCCGGATCGATCTCGAGGCGCTCGTGCCCGTGGTCCAGGGGCGCACGCCGCTGCTGGTCCGCGTCAGCCGCGCCGCCGACATCCTGCAGATCCTCAAGATGGCCAAGGAGGAAGGCGTCAGCGTCATCCTCGAGGGCGTCGAGGAGGGCTGGCTGGTGGCGCCGCAGATCGCCGCCGCCAGGGTCGGGGTCATCGTCGACGCCCAGCGCGACCTGCCCAGCAGCTTCGAGACCTTGGCCAGCCGCCTCGACAACGCCGCCCGTCTGCAGGCGGCGGGCGTCACCGTGGCCCTCATCGGCAGCCGCGACCAGAACAACCTGCGCCAGGCCCGCTTCAACGCCGGCATGGCGGTCAGCTATGGCCTGACCTACCAGCAGGGCCTGGCCTCCCTGACCCTCAACCCGGCGAAGATCTGGAAGATGGACGCTCAGGTCGGCAGCCTGGAGGTCGGCAAGACGGCGGACGTGGTGGTCTGGACCGGCGATCCGCTGGAACTCTCCACCTGGCCGACGGACGTCTTCATCGCCGGCCAGCGCCAGCCGGCCGACGTGCGGGCCTTCGAACTGCGTGATCGCTATGCAGCCCAGCCGGGGGCCTACCCGCAGGCGTATACGAAGCCGTGA
- a CDS encoding beta-lactamase family protein, with protein MTLNRRNFALGTAAAGLAAGTARAASADPASLADQVLRTEMKTRRIPGLQAAVVKDGIIVFQRALGIANLQYGVPVTDQTIFSINSCTKSFTGVAMMQLVEAGQVSLDAPIATYLDDLPPAWRAIPVRQLLGNVSGLPNAINNASGEAIAETEADVWAALAARPVLFAPGERNHYCQTNYALLLRVVEKLTGRPFPEVIAERQLKVAGAAHTGFGDSRDIIPGAAQNYRMTYPVKLAPGELANNHHSFPTFLRAGAGMNSTAGDMARWLIALQSRRLLKEPASLKSLWTAQTLNDGQPGEWALGWTPLARKQHPAVGCTGGGRAAFYVYPDDGVAVVILTNLAGGTPEDFADQLAQPFIPGFRLNGVSALRVALQARDFRDVAGTYEALKRERPDFEISEIDLNNWAYRLMRTERARQSVELFKLATVIFPRSGNAWDSLGDGYAWIGEKALSIASYEKSLALDPGNSNAVAQLKKLRGE; from the coding sequence ATGACCCTCAACCGTCGCAACTTCGCGCTCGGCACGGCCGCCGCGGGTCTGGCCGCCGGAACCGCCCGGGCGGCGTCTGCCGATCCCGCCTCCCTGGCCGACCAGGTGCTGCGCACGGAAATGAAGACCCGCCGGATTCCCGGCCTGCAGGCGGCGGTGGTCAAGGACGGCATTATCGTCTTCCAGCGCGCCCTGGGCATCGCCAACCTGCAATACGGTGTCCCGGTCACCGACCAGACCATCTTCTCGATCAACTCCTGCACCAAGTCGTTCACCGGCGTCGCCATGATGCAGCTGGTGGAGGCCGGACAGGTCAGTCTCGACGCACCCATAGCGACCTATCTGGACGACCTGCCGCCGGCCTGGCGGGCCATCCCGGTGCGGCAGCTGCTCGGCAACGTGAGCGGCCTGCCCAACGCCATCAACAACGCCAGCGGCGAGGCGATCGCGGAAACCGAGGCCGACGTCTGGGCCGCCCTGGCGGCGCGGCCGGTGCTGTTCGCGCCCGGCGAACGCAATCACTACTGCCAGACCAACTACGCCCTGCTGCTGAGGGTCGTCGAAAAGCTGACCGGGCGGCCGTTCCCGGAGGTTATCGCCGAGCGTCAGCTCAAGGTCGCGGGCGCGGCTCACACCGGCTTTGGCGACTCCCGCGACATCATTCCGGGCGCGGCCCAGAACTACCGGATGACCTATCCGGTGAAGCTGGCCCCGGGGGAGCTGGCCAACAACCACCACAGTTTCCCGACCTTCCTGCGGGCCGGCGCCGGCATGAACAGCACGGCCGGGGACATGGCCCGCTGGCTGATCGCGCTGCAATCTCGCCGGTTGCTGAAGGAGCCTGCCAGCCTCAAGTCCCTGTGGACCGCGCAAACCCTCAATGACGGCCAGCCCGGCGAATGGGCGCTGGGCTGGACGCCGCTGGCCCGCAAGCAGCATCCGGCGGTCGGCTGCACCGGGGGCGGCCGCGCGGCCTTCTATGTCTATCCCGACGACGGTGTGGCAGTGGTCATCCTGACCAACCTGGCGGGCGGCACGCCGGAGGACTTCGCCGATCAGCTGGCCCAGCCCTTCATTCCCGGCTTCAGGCTGAACGGCGTGTCGGCGTTGCGGGTGGCGTTGCAGGCGCGCGATTTTCGCGATGTGGCCGGGACCTACGAGGCGCTGAAGCGGGAGCGACCGGACTTCGAGATTTCCGAGATCGACCTCAACAACTGGGCCTACCGTCTGATGCGGACCGAACGGGCCCGGCAGTCGGTGGAGCTGTTCAAGCTGGCGACGGTGATCTTCCCCAGGAGCGGCAACGCCTGGGACAGCCTTGGCGATGGCTACGCCTGGATCGGCGAGAAGGCCCTGTCCATCGCCAGCTATGAGAAATCGCTGGCTCTGGACCCGGGCAACAGCAATGCCGTGGCGCAGTTGAAAAAGCTGCGCGGGGAGTGA
- a CDS encoding VOC family protein, whose amino-acid sequence MRLRQIALVAADLAAASADIEAVLGVSHPYDDPGVGHYGLRNGVWAVGQTFLEVVSPKQEGTTAGRLLDKRGGDGGYMVILQVRDLAAARATAAAAGARIVDQIDRDGVAATHYHPRDVGGAILSIDWMDPWERWEWGGPGWEANARPGQAIVGAELQAEDPAAMAGRWGEVLGRPVGRSGSVWRIALDGGEIRFVPPADERGEGLRGFDVDLPDPDTARTRAGQRGLIDADGEVVLCGTRVYLKSII is encoded by the coding sequence ATGCGCCTCCGCCAGATCGCCCTCGTCGCCGCCGACCTTGCCGCCGCGTCGGCCGACATCGAGGCCGTGCTCGGCGTCAGCCACCCGTATGACGACCCCGGCGTCGGCCACTACGGCCTGCGCAACGGCGTCTGGGCCGTCGGCCAGACCTTCCTCGAAGTGGTCTCGCCCAAGCAGGAGGGAACGACCGCCGGCCGCCTGCTCGACAAGCGCGGCGGCGATGGCGGCTACATGGTCATCCTGCAGGTCCGCGACTTGGCGGCCGCCCGCGCCACGGCCGCCGCCGCCGGGGCCCGCATCGTCGATCAGATCGACCGCGACGGCGTCGCCGCCACCCACTATCACCCCCGCGACGTCGGCGGCGCGATCCTGTCCATCGACTGGATGGACCCGTGGGAACGCTGGGAATGGGGCGGTCCGGGCTGGGAGGCCAACGCCCGGCCGGGCCAGGCGATTGTCGGGGCCGAGCTGCAGGCGGAAGACCCGGCGGCGATGGCGGGCCGTTGGGGCGAGGTTCTGGGCCGGCCGGTCGGGCGGAGTGGCTCTGTCTGGCGCATCGCCCTGGACGGCGGCGAGATCCGCTTCGTCCCGCCGGCCGACGAGCGCGGCGAAGGCCTGCGCGGCTTCGACGTCGACCTGCCCGACCCGGATACGGCGCGGACACGGGCCGGACAGCGCGGATTGATCGACGCCGACGGCGAAGTCGTGCTGTGTGGGACGCGGGTGTATCTGAAATCCATCATCTGA
- the parE gene encoding DNA topoisomerase IV subunit B → MSKPEPLPSLFDDALNPPAAPPLATPHEPVPKATPKPAIAPKGGDYNASSIEVLEGLEPVRMRPGMYIGGTDERALHHLFAEVLDNSMDEAVAGHAKLIEVSLDAEGALTVRDDGRGIPIDAHPKYPGKSALEVIMTVLHSGGKFSGKAYETSGGLHGVGVSVVNALSERVEVTVWKDGFEHRQVFSRGKPLGKLEQIAPSRKRGTAIKFIPDPVIFGEGVAFKPARLYRMARSKAYLFRGVTIKWSCDPSRIQDKTLPEATFHFPNGLADFLAERTAGINTVTPAAFTGRIERTGEAGAVEWAVTWTPQGFGEADGFVQSYCNTVPTPEGGTHESGFRAALTRGLKAYGELAGEKRAGIITADDVIANAGALISVFIKNPEFQGQTKERLSSSDAQKLVETTLRDPFDHWLTASPKVARALLDFVIERAEERLKRRKDRDVARASATRKLRLPGKLADCSGEAAGGSEIFLVEGDSAGGSAKQARNRKNQAILPLRGKILNVASATGEKLVQNKELSDLMLALGVQPGNKFKEEDLRYDRIIIMTDADVDGAHIASLLITFFYRTMPQMIRSGALYLALPPLYRITHGGKSTYARDDAHKDELLATEFKGKKPEISRFKGLGEMMASQLKETTMDPGTRTLARVTLPKAEELVEELVESLMGRKPEARFKFIQENAEFAGELDV, encoded by the coding sequence ATGTCCAAGCCCGAGCCGCTCCCCTCCCTCTTCGATGACGCCCTGAACCCGCCGGCCGCGCCGCCGCTGGCGACGCCGCACGAGCCGGTGCCCAAGGCCACCCCCAAACCGGCCATCGCGCCAAAGGGCGGCGACTACAACGCCAGCAGCATCGAGGTGCTCGAAGGCCTCGAACCGGTGCGCATGCGCCCGGGCATGTACATCGGCGGCACCGACGAGCGGGCCCTGCACCACCTGTTCGCCGAGGTGCTCGACAACAGCATGGACGAGGCCGTCGCCGGCCACGCCAAGCTGATCGAGGTCAGTCTCGACGCCGAGGGCGCCCTGACCGTCCGCGACGACGGCCGCGGCATCCCGATCGACGCCCACCCGAAATATCCGGGCAAGTCGGCGCTGGAGGTCATCATGACCGTCCTGCACTCGGGCGGGAAGTTCAGCGGCAAGGCCTACGAGACCTCCGGCGGCCTGCACGGGGTCGGCGTCTCGGTCGTCAACGCCCTGTCCGAACGGGTCGAGGTCACCGTCTGGAAGGACGGCTTCGAGCACCGCCAGGTGTTCTCGCGCGGCAAGCCGCTGGGCAAGCTTGAGCAGATCGCCCCCAGCCGCAAGCGCGGCACCGCCATCAAGTTCATCCCCGACCCGGTCATTTTCGGCGAAGGCGTCGCCTTCAAGCCGGCGCGGCTGTACCGGATGGCCCGCTCCAAGGCCTATCTGTTCCGCGGCGTGACCATCAAATGGTCCTGCGACCCCAGCCGCATCCAGGACAAGACCCTTCCGGAAGCCACCTTCCACTTCCCCAACGGCCTGGCCGACTTTCTGGCCGAGCGGACGGCGGGCATCAACACCGTGACCCCGGCGGCCTTCACCGGCCGCATCGAGCGCACCGGCGAGGCCGGCGCCGTCGAATGGGCGGTGACCTGGACGCCGCAGGGCTTCGGCGAGGCCGACGGCTTCGTGCAGTCCTACTGCAACACCGTGCCCACCCCCGAGGGCGGCACCCACGAGAGCGGCTTCCGCGCCGCCCTGACCCGGGGCCTGAAGGCCTATGGCGAACTGGCCGGCGAGAAGCGGGCCGGGATCATCACCGCCGACGACGTCATCGCCAACGCCGGCGCCCTGATCAGCGTCTTCATCAAGAACCCCGAGTTCCAGGGCCAGACCAAGGAGCGCCTGAGCTCCTCGGACGCCCAGAAGCTGGTCGAGACCACCCTGCGGGATCCCTTCGACCACTGGCTGACCGCCTCGCCCAAGGTCGCCCGCGCCCTGCTCGATTTCGTCATCGAGCGGGCCGAGGAGCGGCTCAAGCGCCGCAAGGACCGCGACGTCGCCCGCGCTTCGGCGACCCGCAAGCTGCGCCTGCCCGGCAAGCTGGCCGACTGTTCCGGCGAGGCGGCCGGCGGCTCCGAAATCTTCCTGGTCGAGGGCGACAGCGCCGGCGGCTCGGCCAAACAGGCCCGCAACCGCAAGAACCAGGCGATCCTGCCCCTGCGCGGCAAGATCCTCAACGTCGCCTCGGCGACCGGCGAGAAGCTCGTCCAGAACAAGGAGCTCAGCGACCTGATGCTGGCCCTCGGCGTCCAGCCGGGCAACAAGTTCAAGGAGGAAGACCTCCGCTACGACCGCATCATCATCATGACCGACGCCGACGTCGACGGCGCCCACATCGCCAGCCTGCTGATCACCTTCTTTTACCGCACCATGCCGCAGATGATCCGCTCGGGCGCCCTCTACCTCGCCCTGCCGCCCCTCTACCGCATCACCCACGGCGGCAAGTCGACCTACGCCCGCGACGACGCCCACAAGGACGAGCTGCTGGCCACCGAGTTCAAGGGCAAGAAGCCGGAGATCAGCCGCTTCAAGGGCCTGGGCGAAATGATGGCCAGCCAGCTCAAGGAAACCACCATGGACCCGGGCACGCGCACCCTGGCGCGGGTCACCCTGCCCAAGGCCGAAGAGCTGGTGGAGGAACTGGTCGAAAGCCTGATGGGGAGAAAACCCGAGGCTCGCTTCAAATTTATTCAGGAGAACGCCGAGTTCGCTGGTGAACTGGACGTGTAA